The following coding sequences lie in one Spinacia oleracea cultivar Varoflay chromosome 1, BTI_SOV_V1, whole genome shotgun sequence genomic window:
- the LOC110781831 gene encoding alcohol acyltransferase 9-like: MCKTLYKLISYPLSVPKIAALIFKNLFEKMGSNFVEVKETTVITPAEPTPNCILSLSTLDSQFFIRFPIEYLLIYNPVPGIDRKQFSTRVKSALGQALVQFYPLAGRVQESGEGSTLQIVCQAQGVVFVEAVSGYKGPDFEEAPRYVMEWRSLLCPHVDDVLKGDPPLVVQLTWLDDGAVAIGFGFIHCVCDGIGSVEFINLFAELTRGESVSGPKPVWDRHLLNSSPSSEPKKIVCVNSMSHPEFSRVQDCCEFLARFSSETLVPTSRVFVKVQIDQLKQQANRHNRSTKYTSFEVVSAHIWRCWAKSLNMPSNQVLRLFFSVNFRNRIEPGLPDGFYGNAIALACAQTTVEDLTEKDLGYASDLIKNAKERVDGNYVKEVIELVNENRLSPDSVGVLNFTQWSRIGLERVDFGLGKPAHVLCTCTGNCCMLLPVHNQSQAIRAMLAVPTSAVEMYHHLLTKLIN; encoded by the coding sequence ATGTGCAAAACACTCTACAAACTAATATCATATCCCCTCTCCGTCCCTAAAATCGccgcacttatttttaaaaatttatttgaaAAGATGGGAAGTAATTTTGTAGAAGTGAAAGAAACCACAGTTATTACCCCAGCAGAGCCTACCCCAAACTGCATTCTTTCTCTCTCAACCCTTGATTCTCAGTTCTTCATACGCTTCCCTATTGAATATTTGTTGATCTACAATCCTGTCCCTGGAATTGATCGCAAGCAATTCAGTACTCGTGTTAAGTCTGCTTTAGGTCAAGCCTTGGTACAATTCTATCCTCTAGCGGGTCGGGTCCAAGAAAGTGGTGAAGGGTCGACCCTTCAGATCGTGTGCCAGGCCCAAGGTGTTGTGTTTGTAGAGGCTGTTTCCGGGTATAAAGGGCCCGACTTTGAGGAAGCCCCACGCTACGTGATGGAGTGGCGAAGCCTCTTATGCCCACACGTGGACGACGTTTTGAAGGGGGACCCACCCCTTGTTGTTCAACTCACGTGGCTTGATGACGGGGCGGTGgcgattgggtttgggtttATCCATTGTGTGTGCGACGGGATTGGGAGCGTTGAGTTCATCAACTTGTTCGCTGAGTTAACTCGTGGGGAATCTGTTAGTGGGCCGAAGCCTGTTTGGGATCGTCACTTGCTTAACTCGTCCCCTTCTAGTGAGCCCAAAAAGATTGTTTGTGTTAACTCAATGAGTCATCCCGAATTTAGCCGAGTTCAGGATTGTTGTGAGTTCTTAGCTAGATTCTCTAGTGAGACATTGGTCCCGACTTCAAGGGTCTTTGTTAAGGTTCAGATTgatcaactcaaacaacaagcTAACCGACACAATAGGTCAACAAAATATACATCGTTTGAGGTTGTTTCGGCCCATATTTGGAGATGTTGGGCCAAATCGTTAAACATGCCATCAAATCAAGTCCTAAGGCTCTTTTTTAGTGTCAATTTCCGAAACCGGATAGAACCGGGTTTACCCGATGGGTTTTATGGAAATGCGATTGCACTAGCTTGTGCGCAAACCACGGTTGAAGACTTAACCGAGAAGGATTTAGGCTATGCTTCAGATTTAATAAAAAACGCAAAAGAAAGGGTGGATGGTAATTATGTAAAAGAAGTGATCGAGTTGGTGAATGAGAATCGGTTGAGTCCTGACTCAGTAGGGGTGTTGAATTTCACCCAATGGTCAAGGATTGGGCTGGAAAGGGTTGACTTTGGGCTTGGAAAACCGGCCCATGTATTGTGCACTTGTACTGGTAATTGTTGTATGTTATTGCCAGTTCATAATCAAAGCCAGGCAATAAGGGCGATGTTAGCTGTCCCTACCAGTGCAGTTGAGATGTATCATCATTTATTAACAAAACTCATTAATTAG